In one window of Methanoculleus chikugoensis DNA:
- a CDS encoding TrmB family transcriptional regulator, whose amino-acid sequence MKALRDVPTPLLESLKSLGLTKYEALVYIGLLRTAGATATEVHEISGVPRASVYPVLDRLVQKELVSVSHTTPKRFDAVPPDQGVENLMRRIESDAESARAGLDVFYREKELEGRGDQELVWTIYGEENIRTRLAGMFKSAERSVELLATGDLLQRSVLSLLDPVPGSVPVEIVTDCWTGEQPSRFRLHVLPLAALCKTPILAEKLLPYERSGVFLVDDTRALLWMEGADGQPSALYSESAGLALFVRRHIATVMEWTKAAVQ is encoded by the coding sequence ATGAAGGCTCTCCGGGACGTCCCAACTCCCCTCCTCGAATCTCTCAAATCGCTGGGACTTACGAAGTACGAGGCCCTCGTATATATCGGGCTTCTCAGAACGGCGGGCGCGACTGCAACGGAAGTCCACGAGATCTCCGGCGTGCCGCGCGCATCCGTCTACCCGGTCCTCGATCGGCTCGTCCAGAAAGAACTGGTCAGTGTCTCGCACACGACACCCAAGCGCTTCGACGCGGTTCCTCCCGACCAGGGCGTCGAGAACCTGATGCGCCGGATCGAGAGCGACGCAGAGAGCGCCCGGGCGGGCCTCGACGTCTTTTACCGGGAGAAGGAACTGGAAGGCCGGGGCGACCAGGAACTGGTCTGGACGATCTACGGCGAAGAGAATATCAGAACCCGCCTTGCAGGAATGTTTAAGAGTGCGGAGCGGAGCGTGGAGTTGCTCGCGACGGGGGATCTCCTCCAGCGGAGCGTACTCTCGCTGCTCGATCCCGTTCCCGGCTCCGTGCCGGTCGAGATCGTCACCGACTGCTGGACAGGCGAGCAGCCTTCCCGGTTCCGTCTCCATGTCCTCCCGCTCGCCGCTCTCTGCAAAACCCCTATTCTCGCGGAGAAACTGCTGCCGTACGAGAGATCCGGCGTCTTCCTGGTGGACGATACCCGGGCGCTGCTCTGGATGGAAGGCGCCGACGGTCAGCCCTCCGCCCTCTATTCGGAGTCTGCGGGGCTCGCGCTCTTCGTGCGGCGGCATATCGCCACCGTCATGGAATGGACGAAGGCTGCGGTTCAGTAA
- a CDS encoding DUF128 domain-containing protein, with translation MHAPLKFTNHRIEEYALKVTYRPEDDTGKIIYNLSLIESPDLEFALSIMKEAHKRGITISDRLLVAGPGEQVGGYTVPDGRHAICTVCSITLDALLLQRGIPASPIGGGIVEVDERVAQRFTSLILYRDTTLDPLEVLISQEATSILDVMSHGKGNILANIRECHMEAEHLLGAVLDELTGIGFSGILDVGAPNVPLLGVPVSPQYVGVAMVGGTNAMAAFGETGRPVVTRALKGLIDIREMGYLDDY, from the coding sequence ATGCACGCTCCCCTGAAGTTCACCAACCACCGCATCGAGGAGTACGCGCTCAAGGTGACCTACCGCCCGGAGGACGACACGGGGAAGATCATCTACAACCTCTCGCTCATCGAGAGCCCCGACCTCGAGTTCGCGCTCTCCATCATGAAAGAGGCGCACAAACGGGGCATCACCATCAGCGACCGGCTTCTGGTCGCCGGGCCGGGGGAGCAGGTCGGCGGCTACACCGTGCCGGACGGCCGGCACGCCATCTGCACGGTGTGCAGTATCACGCTCGACGCCCTTCTTCTCCAGCGCGGCATCCCGGCGAGCCCGATCGGGGGCGGGATCGTCGAGGTCGACGAGAGGGTTGCGCAACGGTTCACGAGCTTGATCCTCTACCGCGACACCACGCTCGATCCCCTCGAGGTTCTCATCTCCCAGGAGGCCACGTCGATCCTCGACGTTATGAGCCATGGAAAGGGCAACATCCTCGCCAACATCAGGGAGTGCCACATGGAGGCCGAACATCTCCTGGGCGCGGTGCTCGACGAACTTACGGGTATAGGGTTCTCCGGCATCCTCGACGTCGGCGCCCCGAACGTCCCCCTGCTCGGGGTCCCGGTGAGCCCGCAGTACGTGGGCGTGGCGATGGTCGGGGGCACAAACGCGATGGCGGCCTTTGGAGAGACCGGGCGGCCGGTCGTGACCCGGGCGCTCAAAGGGCTGATTGATATCCGGGAGATGGGCTACCTGGACGATTACTGA